The Proteus terrae subsp. cibarius genome contains the following window.
GTTAATGGCAAACCATGGCGATAAGAGAAAAAAGCCAAGATTAAAGCGACAATGGCATAAATAGCCCACGCATGTAATCCCCAGTGGAAAAAAGTTAATCGCATAGCTTCTTTGGCTGCTTCTATGGTTTGAGCATCACCGGTCGGGGGCATTAAATAATGCATGACAGGTTCAGCAACGCCAAAGAACATTAACCCAATTCCCATTCCCGCAGAAAAGAGCATGGCAAACCAGGCAAAATAGCTAAAATGAGGGCGTGCATGGTCGGGTCCCAGTTTTATTTGACCAAAACGGGAAAGACCTAAATAAGTCACACTCAGCAAAACCAATGCTACGGCTAGAATGTAGAACCAACTCGCATTTGTGAAGAGGTTTTCCTGAAGATGACCTAATTTATCATTAGCCAGCTCTGGAAATAATGCAGAGAAGCCAACGACCAATAAAATTAACAACGCTGATGTATAAAAAACGGGAGGATTAATTTTCATCCTAACTTTTTGAGGGGTTATATCATTTTGTTGACTCATAGCTAACCTATTTTTTGTTATTTTCCTAGAAAGAGACTTTTCGCTACCTACTTTCTGATTATTTATGTTATCAGAAAAGAAAAGTTCATAAGAAAATTTGAATAAAACACCAAGCTGGAAAGATGTTTTATAAAAGAACGGAAATAAATTATTTTTTCCGCAATATGAAGAAAAATACAATTAAATCAATTTATTAATAACTTTATATATTAAATGATTTCGCTCTTTAATAGGTTTCTCCTGTTGAAAAAAGGAGAACATGGTTACATTTTTTGCTTAATCGATCAACCCTTGTCTTTTTTTTGTACAAAAAAAGCCAGTGAAAATTTACTGGCTTTTGATTCATCAAAAAAACTGAAATCAGATTATTTGTTCTCAGTTTTTAAATCATCAATTTTTTGTTTGGCTTGATCCGTTAATTGATCAGCTTTATCAAGTGCTTTATTTTCAGTCTCTTGAGCTTGTTGTTTTACATCATTACTGGTTTTTGATGCATCATCTTTTAACTGATCAACCTTGTTGTCTGCTTCTTGCATCAGGTTATCTGCTGTTTTGCTCGCATCTTGTTTTAGCTCTGCAGCTTTTTCAGATAACTTATTGCTTTCGGCTTCTAGGCTTTGTTTAATTTCTTCAGATTTTGCAACACTTGCATCTTTTAGCTCATCAGTTTTCTGTGAAATGCTCTCTTTTAGAGCATCTGTTTTTTCATCAGCTTGTGTTTTTAACTCAGCGGCTTTTTGTTCAGCTTTATCTTTTAGCTCTTGAGCCTGTTGTGTTAATTCATCTGCTTTTGCCGATGCATCTTCTTTCAAGTCGGCCGCTTTGTCTTTTGCTTGTTGTGTTAATTCATCTGCTTTCTCTTGTGCTGTTTCAGTTACTTGAGTCGCTGTTTCTTTTGCCTTATCAATACCTTCATCAACTTTTTTAGATGAATCATCACAACCTGCTGTAATTGTAACAAGACCCGCTAGAACCAATGAAGTAAGTAGTTTTTTATTCATTTTTTTCTCCAAAATGTGTGTTCAAAAACAATTCAGTGATATCCCGCGTAAGAACTAGAAAAGGCGAGAAGCTATTGAGTTGATAGTAAGAGTTTACGGATAAACTATCGTAATAAGTATAGTGTGAGTCTTAAAATCAACAAATCTAAGTATATTAAGTGTTTTTTCTTAGTCAAATATCATCAAAAATAATTTAGATTTTTATCTGGATGAGATTTTCTGCTTTATAATAATAAGCGTAGAGATTATTGGAAATGTGAGACGGAAATGGAATATTACTTTTTGGTTATTATCAAATTTATTATTGGTTTTACTATCATATTAGCCCATATGAATTTATCGGGTAAAACACAACTCTCTCAATTAACTCCTATTGATTTTATTGGTAATTTTGTACTCGGTGGCATTATGGGAGGGGTAATTTATACTGATGCGATCCCTCTTTATCAATATATTATCGTCTTCCTAATTGGTGTTTGTTTTATCTCTTTGCTTAATTATATCAGTAAGCGATTCAATTTTTTTCGTGCAGTAACTATTGGTGATCCTATTCCCATTATAAAAAAGGGCGAGTTTATAATGGAAAACATTATGGAGAAAAAGAACAAAATAGACATTTTAAATATAACATCTCGTCTTCATGCTCAAGGCATTCACTCATTTCAAGAGGTCAATTACGCGCAAATTGAACCTGATGGACAAATCACCGTGGTATGTGATGGTGCAAAAATGCCTTCGATTATTGTTATGAAAGACGGTGTTATTCGAACATCAGAATTAGCGCAAATAGAAAAAGATGAAGCATGGCTTCAAGAAGAGATGAAAAATCAGCATATTGATAAACCAGAAACTATTTTCTTAGCTGAATTTTGGGATGGAAAAGTTAATTTTATTTTGCTAGATGGGAAGATAAAGCGAACTACGGTATAGATAACTCACTAAAATATACGTTGATGAGTGGAATATGATTGATAACGGTGGCGGCATAATATCGCCACTGTTATTTAGTGAAAATGCGATTACAATTTAAATACCTCAAAATCAGAAGCCATTTCAGTATGACTAAAGATCTGCTGACTTTCTTTGAGTAATCCAACACAGTCTTCGGGGGAATAGCGACTACTAATATGTGTGATAATCAGCTTTTTGGCATTAGCGTCTTTGGCTAATTGTGCCGCTTGTACCGTTGTTGAGTGTCCACGGCTATTCGCTTGCTCTGCCATTTCATGTTTAAACGTCGCTTCATGAACAATAACATCTGCATTATTAGCCAGTTTTAATGCATTTGGTGTGGGTTGTGTATCACCAAAAATAGCAATACGACGGCCTTCTGTTTCAGGGCCAATATACTCTTTGCCGTCAACGACCCTTCCATCTGGCAATGTAATGGTTTTACCTTGTTTTAACTCTTGTAGCCAAGGGCCAGCAGGAATATTGTCAGCTTTCAATTTTATGGCATCTAATTTACCCGGTCTGTTTTCTTCTTCTAAGCGATAACCAAAACAAGGTACAGGATGAGAAAGAGCTTCACAGCTGACTTTCATGCCTTCCTCTTCAAACAGAAAGCCCGCTTCGTCAATTTCAACAATATTAATAGGGTACGTTAAATAGGATTGGCTTAATGTCAACGCCGTTTCTATAAAGGTTTTTATACCCGTAGGGCCATACACGGTTAAAAGTGTTTCGGTTCCTCCCATTGAGCGACTACAAAGTAATCCCGGTAAACCAAAAATATGATCGCCATGTAAGTGGGTAATAAAAATTTTATTTAAACGCGGTAGTTTTACGCGGGTATGCAATATTTGATGTTGTGTCGCTTCACCACAATCAAACATCCACATACTTTTTTGTTTATTTTGTAAATCAAGCACCATGCTGGTGACATTGCGATCTTTAGAAGGGACGCCTGCGTTAGTGCCTAAAAAAGTGAGCTCCATAATGAAATATTATTCTCCATGTCGAATTTGTTCCCAACTTAAATCGAATTTCGCAAGATATTTACGTAGGCGATCGGCATCGTTGGGTTGTTTTTTATTTTGTCTTGATACTGCGAAAAGTTTTCTACCGGCTTCTGAGAGCGTTGATGATTGCTGGCACGTTTTGATAACTGTATTGAGTTGGCTAAGATCGAAAAGATCAATATCAGTACTATTAAATAAAGAAGAGGAAGTAACTCCCCAATTTTGTTTTAAACGATTAATTTCTTCATCAACAAGAGGAAGGGTAATACGACCATTTTCGGCAAGTGTTGCCATTCGCGTTATACTAGCACTAAGTTCACGGAAATTACCACGCCATAATGCCTGTTCAGATGTTGCAAATCGAATATAGTGTGATTTCGCATCAGAATTAAAGCGAATTGCCTTTTGATAAAGCTTTGCAAAGTGATGCAATTCATAATCGACGTTAGGCTCAATATCCTCTTTACGATCGGCTAAACCCGGCAGTGAAAAAGACCATAAATTGATCCTCGCATAGAGATCTTCACGAAAAAGCCCTTTTGCGATTTGTTTGTCCATATCTCGATGCGTTCCCGCAATTAGCTGAAAATCGCTTTGAACTTCAGTATCGGAGCCATAAGGATAAAAAGATTTCTCTTCTATTGCTTTCAGCAACATTGCTTGTTCATCAAGTCCTAGTTCCGCAATTTCATCAAGAAATAAAATTCCTTTATCGGCCTCCCTTAATAAACCTTGTCTGGCTTGTAATGCGCCTGTAAATGCCCCTTTTACGTGGCCAAATAAAGTAGACATGGCGTTATCACCGCGCAAAGTGGCGCAGTTAACAGCAATAAAACGTCCTTTTACAAAATGACGAGACTGCCGTAATTCATAAATACGCTGAGCAAGAAATGATTTCCCGGCTCCTGTAGGGCCTGTTAATAAAATGGGTGCAACAGAGCGTAATGCCACTCGCTCAATCTGAGCAATTAAAGTATTAAAACGTTCGTTGCGTGTGGCTATTCCTGATTTTAAGAAAGAGAGTGACTCATTATGGTAGTGCTCGAATCGGCTGGTTAGTTTTGTATAACGGCTTAAATCAAGATCAATAACAGAATAACTCCCCGTGGCTGATTGTACTGTTTTGATACCATCTTCATTTTCGATTTTAGAAGAAGGGGAAGTTTGTAATAGTTTTGCAGGTAAGTAGTGCGCTTCAGTCAGTAAAAACCAGCAAATCTGAGCGATGTGAGTACCCGTTGTGATATGGATATAATATTCTTCATTTTCAGTATCAAATGGATAATTCACTGCAAAATCAAGAAAGTGACTGTAAACCTCTTCCAGATCCCAAGGATCACAAATATCAATTTCGTAAGGTAATACTTCTGTATCAGGAGAGACAGTATGAATATCTTCAATGATTTTTGATGCTAATATTGAATCATTGGGTTGATGGATCATGACCAATCGACTAACGGGGAAATCTTTTTGATGGCAAATAGAAATTGTTGGACGCCATGAGTTCCATCTTTTATGGCTTTTTCCCCGTTTATCTAATGTTGTGCCTAAAACACCAATCACCACTTTGCGTTTCATTAAGTTATCCCTACTTATCTTTTTATCTATATTTATAAATGTATAGATAAAAAGATAAGTTTTTATCGATTTTAATTCAATAGCTAAATATTTAAAAATTACACTGAAAATCCTTTTATTAATTAAAACATATAGTTATAAATATTTTTGGTGATATTTAAAAACTTGGCACGATACTCGCAATATTATTAATGTCTTGAGCAGATTTTAAATCTGGTAGGCACATAAAGAACACTCTGTGGTGTTATCTAAATGTGTTCCTCCACATCGGGACTCTGTAGGTGAAGAGGGTTATTTTCAGGTTCGATTCCTGACACCAAAACCATTACAAATCCAAATGTAAAATTAAATATAAAAAAT
Protein-coding sequences here:
- a CDS encoding DUF421 domain-containing protein, producing MEYYFLVIIKFIIGFTIILAHMNLSGKTQLSQLTPIDFIGNFVLGGIMGGVIYTDAIPLYQYIIVFLIGVCFISLLNYISKRFNFFRAVTIGDPIPIIKKGEFIMENIMEKKNKIDILNITSRLHAQGIHSFQEVNYAQIEPDGQITVVCDGAKMPSIIVMKDGVIRTSELAQIEKDEAWLQEEMKNQHIDKPETIFLAEFWDGKVNFILLDGKIKRTTV
- the rtcR gene encoding RNA repair transcriptional activator RtcR is translated as MKRKVVIGVLGTTLDKRGKSHKRWNSWRPTISICHQKDFPVSRLVMIHQPNDSILASKIIEDIHTVSPDTEVLPYEIDICDPWDLEEVYSHFLDFAVNYPFDTENEEYYIHITTGTHIAQICWFLLTEAHYLPAKLLQTSPSSKIENEDGIKTVQSATGSYSVIDLDLSRYTKLTSRFEHYHNESLSFLKSGIATRNERFNTLIAQIERVALRSVAPILLTGPTGAGKSFLAQRIYELRQSRHFVKGRFIAVNCATLRGDNAMSTLFGHVKGAFTGALQARQGLLREADKGILFLDEIAELGLDEQAMLLKAIEEKSFYPYGSDTEVQSDFQLIAGTHRDMDKQIAKGLFREDLYARINLWSFSLPGLADRKEDIEPNVDYELHHFAKLYQKAIRFNSDAKSHYIRFATSEQALWRGNFRELSASITRMATLAENGRITLPLVDEEINRLKQNWGVTSSSLFNSTDIDLFDLSQLNTVIKTCQQSSTLSEAGRKLFAVSRQNKKQPNDADRLRKYLAKFDLSWEQIRHGE
- the rnz gene encoding ribonuclease Z; this encodes MELTFLGTNAGVPSKDRNVTSMVLDLQNKQKSMWMFDCGEATQHQILHTRVKLPRLNKIFITHLHGDHIFGLPGLLCSRSMGGTETLLTVYGPTGIKTFIETALTLSQSYLTYPINIVEIDEAGFLFEEEGMKVSCEALSHPVPCFGYRLEEENRPGKLDAIKLKADNIPAGPWLQELKQGKTITLPDGRVVDGKEYIGPETEGRRIAIFGDTQPTPNALKLANNADVIVHEATFKHEMAEQANSRGHSTTVQAAQLAKDANAKKLIITHISSRYSPEDCVGLLKESQQIFSHTEMASDFEVFKL